TCCAGATTCCCGCGAAGATGCGTGTAGCTCTCCGTGGTCTGAAGAAGACGTGCGCTTAGGGCGGCTGCCACATTCGGGGCTgtcgcagacggcgacaTTGCAGGCGAAACTGCGGAAAATCGGCTCACCCAGAAAGCCAGTTCACCCAGTGGGTTTTCAATCTCGCTCACTTGGAAACAGGCGCGCAGTGTTCGCGTTTCCACCTGCACTTTTTGTTTTGCTCAGTCGAAAGGCAGACGTTTGCCGACGGTAACTTCGACTTTGTAGCCAAGTATGCGGGAGAGTACTGGACGTTCagctcggcggaggcgctaGAGTCTTTTCTGCACTTCCCTTCCGCCTACGTTGAGAGAGCGCGAAGCGTTCCGCCAGCGCTGTTGGAGGCGGAAGCTTTAAAGGGGCGAAGGCTCCCACggactctgcagcagcttgcgcAAGAAGGGGAAGCTCAAATACCCCCCCAGCCTGCCCTGCTGAGCTTAGCGGTAGAGCTGAAGGACGCCTTCACGTTCCTTGAAGTAGGGCAGCTAAAACCGAGGGCAACAGCCGAAAGAAGAGCTCAGCTGGATCTCATGTAGTGATgcagcgcgtctgccgctctgcATCGGCAGATACTACCATGCTGGCGCGTTCGAATAACCTATATTCATTCACCTATGTAGGCCAAAGAGTAGGAAGCCGACTAGATGCAGAGACAGATGTAGATATGTAGCGATGACGGCGTCGCAGCGGTCAGCATCTATAAATTCGTACACGGATAGGCCTGCGGGCTCAATGATCAAGGCGCATGTAGGATATGGGTCACGCGGACAAACGTAAAACCTTAAAGCTCAATATGGTGCCAGAACGCCGCAGGTCACTATGCACTTTGTTCGATATACATATTCGGGGCCCTCGAGTCCTTGTCCTATCCACCGCGAGATATGTTGGATCGGGTTCGAGTGTTTGAATTTGGCAGGTCACCACGTCCGAGCTCCTGATGGAGGCTCTGACGCAAGCTGGTTTGAAGCGGCTAGTTTTTCCCGGGCAGAGTATCCGCCAGAgcgctcttcgcttcctgGCTCTCTATCTGCATGCACACAACGCGCTTATGCCTCCCGTCATGCACCGAGATGCCTTGAAGACGCTCAGCGACTTTATTTCCGGTATACAATTTCACGGCGCTCCGAGACGTCAGGGGACGGCGATCCCCTGGTTCACGTATGAAAGGGGACACATTCATGCTTAGCAGCCGTAAGCTTGGTCACGCGTCTAGACATGCGTCGGCCGGCATTTACCAAGCAGGGGAACCTCATGACGTGTAGCCTCCACAGGTTAGGCTCACAACGATGAATGACACACAAGAAGAATGAAGCTTCTCGTGCTGATAAAAGATGCTTGATAGAGTCTAACTTATGCCGGTCTATGTGCGAACGTGTCTCCATATACGCACACGGAGAGTTGTTTGTGACCTTCAATGAAAACTACACACGGCCACAATATCAGTGCCTTGCCACTTGTGCAGACTGCCAGCTGCCGTTTGCGCTGAGAGACAAGATCTCGGGCTTGTACAGACAACTCAAGACTCTGGAGGAGAGTGGGGAATCTCTGCCAGGGGAATCGTGGACTACGGGTGA
This DNA window, taken from Besnoitia besnoiti strain Bb-Ger1 chromosome III, whole genome shotgun sequence, encodes the following:
- a CDS encoding hypothetical protein (encoded by transcript BESB_044450), whose amino-acid sequence is MCERVSIYAHGELFVTFNENYTRPQYQCLATCADCQLPFALRDKISGLYRQLKTLEESGESLPGESWTTGDEEEYRRWVKRFDELFRIKERHLGSDGDNRVPGPIRRNKAEKIVHMK